One window of the Brassica napus cultivar Da-Ae chromosome A1 unlocalized genomic scaffold, Da-Ae chrA01_Random_32, whole genome shotgun sequence genome contains the following:
- the LOC125593902 gene encoding uncharacterized protein LOC125593902, whose translation MSSKKKQKVSKKSPLPSQYHFVPKTTAPPVPNRRSPPGVSDYPPPRQLFQDSEAQTQAASGPLHQPSPPPLHQPSPPSQSRRSETSATRRSPSRSQSQDSASTESPEAVEPTLSDEQTRLLNQLLSQPNWGTDIPILSPAFEPGTTWFGRDKGKLTRKITKTFTKKFDEAYYSWSVVPQNKRETIFVEFAKTHTWDQIHTGIVQEKFEAVCQRRMKNMVSVRRRSRVRPPWIHGELWEQMTAYWDTPEAEKKSQTASDSRLSDRNGLGPHKHNSGQKSFEQIEHEMVEKLGRPVTLGEVFMETHTRKDGTFVDLKAEKVAEMYKKNKEAKLTALEAENSQTSDSASNDPQLSIEEDNKIFLLSTFTNERGQHYGIGSLQQTLVNGKRTFSELSSSAFLDMNKLLEDAHHKIEEQAASNAANAAVIEEQGACIAEQSKQIKEFSIVGKFLAATNPLYNEFVAANSST comes from the exons ATGTCATCAAAAAAGAAGcagaaagtttcaaaaaaatctcCCCTTCCCTCGCAGTACCATTTCGTTCCTAAGACGACAGCTCCTCCTGTCCCCAACCGCCGATCTCCACCAGGCGTGAGTGACTACCCACCTCCGAGGCAGCTCTTCCAAGACTCAGAGGCCCAAACTCAAGCTGCTTCAGGGCCTCTTCATCAACCATCTCCACCGCCTCTTCATCAACCATCTCCACCGTCACAATCTCGACGGTCCGAAACGTCAGCGACACGACGTTCGCCCAGCAGGTCTCAGTCTCAAGACTCTGCGAGTACAGAAAGTCCAGAAGCTGTGGAACCGACGCTCTCTGATGAGCAGACTCGTTTACTCAACCAACTGCTATCCCAGCCAAACTGGGGCACTGACATACCAATCCTTTCTCCAGCCTTTGAGCCTGGAACAACATG GTTTGGTCGTGACAAAGGGAAACTGACCCGGAAGATCACAAAGACTTTTACAAAAAAGTTTGATGAAGCTTATTACAGTTGGAGTGTTGTGCCTCAGAACAAAAGAGAGACGATATTTGTAGAATTTGCA aaaactCACACTTGGGATCAAATACACACTGGTATTGTTCAGGAGAAGTTTGAGGCGGTATGTCAGCGACGTATGAAGAACATGGTTAGCGTTCGTAGGAGGTCACGAGTGCGACCACCCTGGATCCACGGTGAACTGTGGGAACAAATGACTGCGTATTGGGACACTCCCGAAGCGGAAAAAAAGAGTCAGACAGCATCGGACTCTCGGTTGTCTGACCGGAACGGACTTGGTCCACACAAGCACAACTCCGGCCAGAAGTCTTTCGAACAAATCGAACATGAAATG GTTGAGAAATTGGGCAGACCAGTTACTCTTGGTGAAGTTTTCATGGAGACACATACAAGAAAGGATGGGACCTTTGTCGATTTGAAAGCAgagaaggttgcagagatgtataagaagaacaaagaagccaAGTTGACTGCCCTTGAGGCTGAAAACTCACAGACTTCAGACAGTGCTTCCAATGATCCACAGCTCTCCATAGAGGAGGATAATAAGATATTCCTTTTG TCAACTTTCACAAATGAAAGAGGACAGCACTATGGCATTGGAAGCCTCCAGCAAACTCTCGTCAATGGGAAACGGACGTTCAGTGAATTATCTTCATCTGCATTCCTCGACATGAATAAGCTTCTTGAAGATGCTCACCACAAAATAGAAGAGCAGGCTGCTTCTAATGCAGCAAATGCTGCTGTTATTGAAGAGCAAGGTGCTTGTATTGCAGAGCAATCAAAGCAGATCAAGGAGTTCTCTATAGTGGGGAAGTTTCTAGCTGCAACTAATCCATTATATAATGAGTTTGTAGCTGCTAATTCCAGCACCTGA